Proteins encoded within one genomic window of Nordella sp. HKS 07:
- a CDS encoding tripartite tricarboxylate transporter substrate binding protein: MTLNLMRAAAAALLVLAAAGGAVVAEPAKPECLAGAKPGGGFDLTCRLAANSLLATKIIGTPMQVTYMEGGVGAVAYNHVIGKRGSDGNLITAASTGSALLIAQGKFGQYDESAVKWLGALGADYGVLVVAADSPYKTLGELVAAYKANPADFAVGGGGAVGSQDWMKASLLAKAAEQDPKAMRYVALEGGGAVLTSLEGGHIKVGAGDAAEMGQHHNAGKVRILAVMAPGRLPGDLAEVPTAREQGIDIDWIVWRGYYVGKDVSAADYDWWVESLQKLSATPEFATERQARGLFEFNMFGQAFDDKVKADVARFKVLAKEAGL, from the coding sequence ATGACGTTGAATCTGATGCGCGCCGCGGCTGCGGCGCTGCTGGTGCTTGCCGCGGCCGGCGGAGCCGTCGTCGCCGAGCCGGCCAAGCCTGAATGCCTGGCCGGCGCGAAGCCTGGCGGCGGCTTCGATCTTACATGCCGGCTGGCCGCCAATTCGCTGCTCGCCACGAAGATCATAGGTACGCCGATGCAGGTCACTTATATGGAGGGTGGCGTCGGCGCGGTCGCCTACAACCATGTGATCGGCAAGCGTGGATCGGACGGCAATCTGATCACCGCTGCGTCGACCGGCTCCGCCCTGCTGATCGCGCAGGGAAAATTCGGCCAGTATGACGAGAGCGCGGTGAAATGGCTGGGGGCGCTCGGCGCCGATTATGGCGTGCTGGTGGTCGCGGCCGATTCTCCCTACAAGACGCTCGGTGAGCTCGTGGCCGCCTATAAGGCCAATCCCGCCGACTTCGCCGTCGGTGGCGGTGGCGCCGTCGGTTCGCAGGACTGGATGAAGGCCTCTTTATTGGCCAAGGCCGCCGAGCAGGATCCTAAGGCGATGCGTTATGTGGCGCTCGAAGGCGGCGGTGCGGTGCTGACGTCGCTTGAAGGCGGTCATATCAAGGTCGGAGCGGGTGACGCGGCGGAGATGGGCCAGCATCACAATGCCGGCAAGGTGCGCATTCTCGCGGTAATGGCGCCCGGGAGGCTTCCGGGCGATCTCGCCGAGGTTCCGACGGCACGCGAGCAGGGCATCGACATCGACTGGATCGTGTGGCGCGGCTACTACGTGGGCAAGGATGTGTCCGCCGCCGATTATGACTGGTGGGTCGAGAGCTTGCAGAAGCTGTCGGCGACGCCCGAATTCGCGACGGAGCGCCAGGCGCGCGGTCTCTTCGAGTTCAATATGTTCGGGCAGGCGTTCGACGACAAGGTGAAGGCCGACGTCGCGCGCTTCAAGGTGCTCGCCAAGGAAGCCGGCCTCTGA
- a CDS encoding tripartite tricarboxylate transporter TctB family protein, producing the protein MADSTSNGRTAGRIGAAALLILALVFGLGGATIDYAFASDPLGPRVFPVVLASALAVLALLYWRSPGVAETFPRGSHLLRTLAVPSLVLLSALLLDPAGFPVSVFVLTAGVAWIFGAPPRLALLSGAGHALLWWVVFVRLLSVYLPVGWLFA; encoded by the coding sequence ATGGCCGATTCCACAAGCAATGGCAGGACGGCCGGCCGCATCGGCGCGGCCGCCCTTCTGATCCTGGCACTCGTCTTCGGCTTGGGCGGTGCCACGATCGATTATGCTTTCGCGTCCGACCCGCTGGGGCCACGGGTCTTTCCAGTCGTGCTGGCTTCCGCGCTGGCGGTGCTGGCACTCCTTTACTGGCGTTCGCCCGGGGTAGCGGAGACGTTTCCGCGCGGCAGCCATCTTTTGCGCACCCTCGCCGTGCCGAGCCTCGTGCTGCTGTCGGCGCTGCTGCTCGACCCGGCGGGGTTTCCGGTGTCGGTCTTCGTGCTCACCGCCGGAGTTGCCTGGATATTCGGTGCCCCGCCGCGTTTGGCCCTCCTGAGCGGCGCCGGACATGCGCTTCTGTGGTGGGTCGTCTTCGTCAGGCTGCTCTCGGTCTATCTGCCTGTCGGCTGGCTCTTCGCTTGA
- a CDS encoding tripartite tricarboxylate transporter permease: protein MNLDYLWGGFAVALTTQNLLIGLVGCFLGTMIGALPAIGPINGIALLLPIAYTMGLPPESTMILLAAVYCGAEYGGRISSILLNVPGDAGAVMTALDGYPMAKQGRAGEALAISGLSSFVGGVIGTIALALFAPILSSLAIGFGPAEYFVLMIFALATLGSMVGNQPVKTLMGCVLGLMLATIGLDATSGAYRFTFGEPELGEGIEFVVLVIGLFSISEALIILENQSAGVSAIRKLGRMVARLDDLRRCVMPTLRGSAIGFVIGVLPGTGASVASAISYTTEKRVSDREGTFGKGDVRGLAAPEAANNATACGAFVPMLTLGVPGSGTTAVMLGALMLYNIQPGPLLMSEHPEMVGGLVASLFIGNVFLLALNLPLVNLFARVLTIPNWLLVPGILVLSVVGVYSTNASALSLYLMLAIGMAGWLLRKLGFDMAPIILGFVLGDVMEINMRNALAISGGDVSIFFKSWISLVLWGLAITVAVLPFMLGWRAKRIGRSADARS, encoded by the coding sequence ATGAACCTCGATTATCTGTGGGGCGGCTTCGCTGTCGCCCTCACGACGCAGAATCTTTTGATCGGCCTCGTCGGCTGCTTCCTCGGCACGATGATCGGCGCGCTGCCGGCGATCGGCCCGATCAACGGCATCGCGCTGCTGCTCCCGATCGCCTATACGATGGGCCTGCCGCCCGAGAGCACGATGATCCTTCTGGCGGCTGTCTATTGCGGAGCCGAATATGGCGGCCGCATCTCGTCGATCCTCCTCAATGTGCCGGGCGATGCCGGCGCGGTCATGACCGCGCTCGACGGCTATCCCATGGCCAAGCAAGGCCGCGCCGGCGAGGCCCTCGCCATCAGCGGCCTCTCGTCCTTTGTCGGCGGCGTGATCGGGACCATCGCACTGGCGCTCTTCGCGCCGATTCTGTCGAGCCTCGCCATCGGCTTCGGCCCGGCCGAATATTTCGTTCTAATGATCTTCGCTTTGGCGACGCTCGGCAGCATGGTCGGGAATCAGCCGGTCAAGACGCTGATGGGTTGTGTCCTCGGGCTGATGCTCGCCACGATCGGCCTCGATGCGACCTCCGGCGCCTATCGCTTCACCTTCGGCGAGCCGGAACTGGGTGAGGGCATAGAGTTCGTCGTGCTGGTGATCGGTCTCTTCTCGATCTCGGAGGCGCTCATCATCCTGGAAAACCAGTCCGCCGGGGTGAGCGCGATCCGCAAGCTCGGCCGCATGGTGGCGCGTCTCGACGATCTGCGCAGATGTGTCATGCCGACATTGCGCGGTTCTGCCATCGGCTTCGTGATCGGCGTATTGCCCGGCACCGGCGCCTCGGTGGCGAGCGCCATTTCCTACACGACCGAGAAGCGCGTCTCCGACCGGGAGGGCACGTTCGGCAAGGGCGACGTGCGCGGCCTCGCCGCGCCGGAGGCGGCCAACAACGCCACCGCCTGCGGCGCCTTCGTGCCTATGTTGACGCTCGGCGTGCCGGGATCCGGTACCACGGCGGTCATGCTGGGCGCCCTGATGCTCTATAACATCCAGCCGGGTCCGCTCCTTATGAGCGAGCATCCCGAAATGGTCGGCGGCCTCGTCGCCTCGCTGTTCATCGGCAATGTCTTCCTGCTGGCGCTCAATCTGCCGTTGGTCAATCTGTTCGCGCGGGTGCTAACCATACCGAACTGGCTGCTGGTTCCCGGCATCCTCGTGCTTTCGGTCGTCGGCGTCTATTCGACCAACGCTTCGGCTCTGTCGCTCTATCTGATGCTCGCCATTGGCATGGCGGGCTGGCTGCTGCGCAAGCTCGGCTTCGACATGGCGCCGATCATCTTAGGATTCGTGCTGGGCGACGTGATGGAGATCAATATGCGCAACGCCCTGGCGATCAGCGGCGGCGATGTCTCGATCTTCTTCAAAAGCTGGATCAGCCTGGTTCTGTGGGGCCTTGCGATCACCGTCGCGGTGCTGCCGTTCATGCTCGGCTGGCGGGCGAAACGAATCGGCAGGTCGGCGGACGCAAGGTCGTGA
- a CDS encoding CoA-binding protein produces the protein MDHDNYPADYIRDILRNVRTVALVGASNNDVRPSYFVLKYLLDKGYEVTPVNPGLAGKEIVGRRVYGSLKDIPHPIDMVDIFRNSQAAGVITDEALALDPRPKVIWMQLGVRNDEAAARAEAAGLKVVMNRCPKMEYGKLSGEWSWIGGNSGLISSRRQRLHESGRMQSLGLGLGIKR, from the coding sequence ATGGATCACGACAATTACCCGGCGGACTATATCCGCGACATCCTGCGCAACGTCAGAACCGTAGCCCTGGTCGGCGCCTCCAATAACGACGTGCGGCCCTCCTATTTCGTGCTGAAGTATCTGCTCGACAAAGGCTACGAGGTGACGCCGGTCAATCCCGGCCTCGCCGGAAAGGAAATCGTCGGGCGGCGTGTCTACGGATCCCTCAAGGACATCCCCCATCCGATCGACATGGTGGACATCTTCCGCAATTCGCAGGCTGCCGGCGTCATCACCGACGAGGCACTGGCGCTCGACCCGCGCCCCAAGGTGATCTGGATGCAGCTTGGCGTGCGCAATGACGAGGCCGCGGCGCGCGCCGAGGCGGCCGGGCTCAAGGTGGTGATGAACCGCTGCCCGAAAATGGAATACGGCAAGCTTTCCGGCGAATGGAGCTGGATCGGCGGGAATTCTGGTCTCATCTCTTCCCGCCGCCAGCGCCTCCATGAAAGCGGCAGGATGCAGAGCCTAGGGCTAGGCCTCGGCATCAAGCGCTGA
- a CDS encoding enoyl-CoA hydratase, which produces MTGILQQERQAGIVRLTLNDPQTRNSLSEAMMAALADALAEAGRDADARVIVIAAEGPAFCSGHNLKEITAHRRDGDHGAAYFNRLMTQCAELMQAIVHHPLPVIAEVQAVASAAGCQLVASCDLAIAAEPARFATPGVNIGLFCSTPMVALSRNVTPKHAMEMLLTGDLIGAAEAQRIGLINRIVPTQLLRASVNELAAKIAGKSKAVTRIGKEAFYRQLDMTLPDAYDYAARVMVENLLIQDAKEGIGAFVDKRPPQWEDR; this is translated from the coding sequence ATGACCGGGATCCTCCAGCAGGAACGCCAGGCGGGCATAGTGCGCCTGACGCTCAACGACCCCCAAACCCGCAACAGCCTCAGCGAGGCGATGATGGCGGCGCTCGCCGACGCACTCGCCGAGGCCGGACGGGATGCTGACGCGCGGGTGATCGTCATCGCCGCGGAAGGACCCGCTTTCTGCTCCGGCCATAATCTCAAGGAAATCACCGCGCATCGGCGGGACGGCGATCACGGTGCCGCCTATTTCAACCGGCTCATGACGCAATGCGCCGAGCTGATGCAGGCGATCGTGCATCATCCCCTGCCCGTCATCGCCGAGGTCCAGGCAGTGGCGAGCGCCGCCGGCTGCCAGCTCGTCGCCAGCTGCGACCTCGCCATCGCCGCCGAACCGGCCCGCTTCGCCACGCCGGGCGTGAATATCGGCCTGTTCTGCTCAACGCCGATGGTGGCCCTGTCGCGCAACGTCACGCCCAAGCATGCCATGGAGATGCTGCTCACCGGCGACCTGATCGGCGCCGCCGAGGCCCAGCGAATCGGGCTCATCAACCGGATCGTCCCCACCCAGCTCCTGCGCGCGAGCGTCAATGAGCTGGCCGCGAAGATCGCCGGCAAGTCCAAGGCGGTGACCCGGATCGGCAAGGAGGCCTTCTATCGCCAGCTCGACATGACGCTTCCCGATGCCTATGACTATGCCGCGCGCGTGATGGTCGAAAACCTGCTGATCCAGGACGCCAAGGAAGGCATCGGCGCCTTCGTCGACAAGCGTCCGCCGCAATGGGAAGATCGTTAG
- the rplM gene encoding 50S ribosomal protein L13, giving the protein MKTYSAKAKEIEKKWVLIDANGLIVGRLATIIANRLRGKHKPTFTPHMDCGDNIIVINAEKVVLTGNKRKDKTYYWHTGFPGGIKERKAEKILDGKFPDRVLEAAVKRMLPGGPLKRQQMSNLRIYKGEAHPHEAQSPQKLDIASLNPKNTLRG; this is encoded by the coding sequence ATGAAGACCTATTCGGCGAAAGCCAAGGAAATCGAGAAAAAGTGGGTGCTGATCGATGCGAACGGGCTGATCGTCGGACGTCTCGCCACGATCATCGCCAATCGTTTGCGCGGCAAGCACAAGCCCACTTTCACACCCCACATGGATTGCGGCGACAATATCATCGTCATCAATGCCGAGAAGGTGGTCCTTACAGGCAATAAGCGCAAGGACAAGACCTATTACTGGCACACGGGTTTCCCCGGCGGCATCAAGGAACGCAAGGCCGAGAAGATCCTCGACGGCAAGTTCCCCGACCGCGTCCTCGAGGCGGCGGTCAAGCGCATGCTCCCCGGCGGCCCGTTGAAGCGCCAGCAGATGTCCAATCTGCGCATCTACAAGGGTGAGGCCCATCCGCATGAGGCCCAGAGCCCGCAGAAGCTCGATATCGCTTCGCTCAATCCCAAGAACACGCTGAGAGGCTAA
- the rpsI gene encoding 30S ribosomal protein S9 has protein sequence MAEQTTLSNLGEALGQAAIQAQAAQAPAKPKLDAKGRAYATGRRKNAIARVWVKRGAGKITVNGKAINIYFARPVLQMLVQQPMVTALRRDQVDVDCTVVGGGLSGQAGAVRHGLARALTNFEPELRSILKKNGFLTRDPRAVERKKYGRAKARRSFQFSKR, from the coding sequence ATGGCTGAACAGACAACTCTCTCCAATCTCGGTGAAGCGCTGGGCCAAGCCGCCATCCAGGCGCAGGCCGCTCAGGCGCCCGCCAAGCCCAAGCTCGACGCCAAGGGCCGCGCTTACGCCACCGGCCGCCGCAAGAACGCCATCGCCCGCGTGTGGGTGAAGCGTGGTGCCGGCAAGATCACGGTCAACGGCAAGGCGATCAATATCTACTTCGCCCGCCCGGTGCTGCAGATGCTTGTCCAGCAGCCGATGGTCACGGCGCTGCGTCGCGACCAGGTCGATGTCGACTGCACCGTCGTCGGCGGCGGTCTCTCCGGCCAGGCCGGCGCGGTCCGTCATGGCCTCGCCCGCGCTCTGACCAATTTCGAGCCGGAGCTGCGCTCGATCCTCAAGAAGAACGGCTTCCTGACCCGCGACCCGCGCGCCGTCGAGCGCAAGAAGTACGGCCGCGCCAAGGCTCGCCGCTCGTTCCAGTTCTCGAAGCGCTAA